The sequence below is a genomic window from Lentimicrobium saccharophilum.
GGACCATTGACCAGAACTACCGCACCATTTCCAATTCACTTTACCGGGGATGGAACTGGGACAATATTCTTTCGTATTCCAAAATCGTGAATGAAAAACATTATTTCTCCGCACTGGCCGGGTTTACCATGAATCAGAAGAATTACAGATACAACAGCAACCAGGTGAGGGGATTTGCATTCGAAGACGAATATCAGGCAATTTTCCTGAATGGTACCGACTGGACAGTTAAACCGATCGAAGAAATCTGGGATGAGGCTTACGTTTCAGTCCTCGGACGTGCTTCCTATTCATACGATGACCGCTATTTTATTACCGGTAGTCTCCGCAGGGATGCTTCATCAAAACTCAGTCCGGATAATAACTCAGATATTTTCCCGGCAGTTTCGGCATCCTGGAAGTTGTCGTCAGAATCATTTATGAAACAGGTGACGGCTGTTAGTTTCGCCAAACTTCGTATCAGCTGGGGTCAGGTAGGTAATATCAACTCAGTAAGAAGATTCATATATGCCCCGCCTTATCAGGTAACCAGCTGGCCTTTATTCCTTGGCCCTGACGGTGAAAATCAGGGGTATGGTATTTTCCAGCCTACTATCCCGAATCCTGACCTGAAATGGGAACGTACCGAGCAAACCAATATTGGTATTGATGTTGGTTTCCTGCAAAACAGGCTGATGCTTACTGCTGATTATTTCTTCAAGCACACCAAAGATCTTATAGAAGAAATGCCTATCTCTTCTGTTGCCGGTGTTGCCTCCCCGCCTGAATTCAATATCGGAGAAGTTGAAAACCGCGGATGGGAATTTACGCTTAACTACAATGAAAAAGTAGGGGATGTAAATCTTAACTTCAACGGAAACATCGGATTTGTTAAAAACGAAGTGATCAGCATTGGTGAAACCGAATTTATCGCCCACACCAATGATGTTAACTCCATGAAACCATTGCAGTCGACAGCAGGTCAGCCATGGCATTCCTATTACCTGATTGATGCAGTTGGAATTTTCAGGAGTCAGGATGAGATTAATGCCTACACCTGGACCGATCCCGAAACCAACACGACATCACTTATTCAACCCAATGCCAAACCCGGTGACCTCAAATTCCTTGATGCCAACAATGATGGCAAGATCAATGATGAAGACCGCATATACATGGGTGCTTACGACATGCCCGATTTCATCTACGGTTTTAACGTCGGTGCCAACTGGAGAAACTTCAGCCTTAATATGTTCTTCCAGGGAGTTAAGGGCGTAATGGTATTCAATGGTGTTAAAGCCATGACATACTCAGGCCTGAAAGGCTGGAACATGAGCACAGATATTCTGGATTCATACAATTACGATCCAAATTCAGAGATTCCCCGCTTGTCAGTAGTTGAAGATCCCAATGGCAACTATTCAAAGGTTTCTGACTTCTTCCTTGAAAAAGCCGATTACCTGAGGCTTAAAAATCTGAATTTCTCTTATACCCTGCCAAAGAGTCTGGTAACCAAAGCCGGCCTTGCTTCTACCTCGAACATCAGGTTGTATTTCAACGGAGAGAATCTGGTTACTTTCACCAACTACTCTGCATTTGACCCCGAAGTCGGCAACCTTGGAGTTGACGGCGGCAGATTCCCTGTCTCGAGGATGTACAGTTTTGGCATCAATGTTTCATTCTAAATAACTGAAAATCATGAAAAAGAACATAATAATTATATCAACACTTCTGATTGCACTGATGTTCTCATCATGCGAGAAGTTTCTGGAATATGAGCCTTACGGCCAGCCCAATCAGCTGTCGAACATGACAGACGAGCAGGCAATGCAGGCTGTTTATTCACTCTTCTACTGGCAGTATCGTGAGGGAACCATGGGTCGTGGTTTCATGTGGTACGAAAACTGCAGCGATAACCTGATTACCGGTCGTACACAGGCTGAGGCCCAGAATATTAAAAATTTCCTTGATAATGGATCAGCATCCCGCGATGTACGCGACAACTGGCCCCAGATGTACCAAACCATCAATTATGCAAACCAGTTGATCCGTTCGGCTCCGACGGCCACCAAATTATCCGAAAAAGTTCGCAACAGTGTGCTTGGACATGCCTATTTTATGCGCGCATTTGCTTACCTGTGGCTGGCTCCCTGGTACGGCGACAATGGTCCCAACGGTGGTATCCCTATCGTGACTGAGAATACAGGTATTGATGAGATTGACGTTCCCAGGCCGCCCTCAGTATTGGATAATTACGATATGATCATTGAAGATCTGGATAAAGCGGCTGAATTATTGCCCTATTTTGATGAAATTCCATCGAATGACTGGGGCCTGATGCACAAAACCGCTGCCTGGTCATTAATGGCCCGCGCTGCCCTTTATGCCGCCCAATACGACAATTCCTATTATCAGAAAGTAATTGAATATACCGACCGTGTTATCAATACAGGTAAGCATTCGCTCGTTACTAACTATGCCGATGTGTTTACCATTGAACAGAACTGGAGCCCTGAGTATATCATGAGTGTTACCAGCACTGAAATCGACGGTTCAAAACTTCCGGGGGTGCTCTTCCAGAATGGCGGTTTCGGAATTTACAATACCTGGGGATATTTCCAGCCGACGCTGGAACTTTACAATGCATTTGAAGAAGGCGACACCCGTCGAGCAGCAACCATACTTGCCCCGGGTGAAACCGTTCAGTTTGTCGGAAACGAAATAGTATGGGCAGTAAATCCTGCGTCTGTTTCAAGCCCGTCAGCACTTACTTTCCGTAAGTATCTGGCCCCTTTCGCTCCGGCTGACGCCGTTGGAACTACGGTCAATCCAAACAGCGACAACGGAACCACTGATCTTAATATTCCGCTTGTAAGGTATTCCGATGTACTGCTTATGAAAGCAGAGGCCCTTATCTGGACAGGCCAGAATGGCGATGGTCCGCTCAATGAGGTAAGAGTTCGTGCCGGACTTACGCCCAAAACCAATGCAACCAAGGCTGACCTGAAAAACGAACGCAGGTGCGAATTTGCATTGGAGTTCGGGGTCTTCCGTCATCTTGACCTGGTTCGCTGGGGAGATGCTCAGGCAGTTTATGCTCAGCCATTACACGGTTATAAAGTTAACCTCGGCGGGAACGGTATTGAATCACTCGAAGTTATTGAAGTATGGCCGGCCCGTAATTTCAATCCTTCCATTCACCACGTATTTCCGATTCCTGCCCGCGAAATTGCAAAGAGCACGAATCTTAAACAAAACCTTGGTTATTAATATGAGGAGGGAAAAGAGAGGGGTTAATACCTGATGGTTTTAATACCCCTCTCTTACCAGACTTTTTTAACATTAAAAACGCTGAACAATGAGAAAAATATTCACCTTTTTATTCATTGCCATTACCATAGCCTTTTTGGGTTGTACCGATGAGGAAAATAAGGTAGATGGCCGCCTTCTCGGACTTGATATTAAATTCAAGCATACCAGCCCCAGAACCGGTGAGGTTTTAACCAACGTTTACGAAGATGCTTACCGCGATGGTGACATGGTTCAGATCAGCATTGAATCAAGCTACGAAATTGAAAGGATTGAAGTGGTAAACGGAACAACCAAAACCGCCCTGACAACCATTGATGTTAACGGCACAACTGCTTCATTCAGTTATCCCGCTGCAGATCTCGAAATACCGTTCGGACAGCGGGCAGCACTTAAGTTTCATTTCTATTTTAATGATGCCGGGAAAGACGGATTTGATTACCCTTCAATGAAGTCCATCACCTTCAATGCCAACAGCGATATCCCTTCCATCGTAAATTTCAAAAAATCTGATGGAAGTGTTGTGGAGCTGAAAACTACAGATTACAACATTGTTGGTTTTGCCGAAGATGAAGTTCATGGTGTTTATGCAACAACCATTCCTGATGAGATCTCTTATCTGGAAGTCGAGAACTCTTCATTACTCAATTTTGGTGCCAGCCGCAACTTCTCCATCAGTTTCTGGATTCAGTCAGACCATGATGAAAGTGATCCTGCAATTATGGGAACCCAGGACTGGAACAGTTCAAACAATAAAGGTTGGGTAATTGCATGGCTCAATGGCCGCATCAGGGCGGTTGCCTGCGATGGCGATGGAAATAAAACCGACCTGCGCACGGCAGAGGAACAATCAATTTTAGGGGCTGACTGGCATTTTGTTACCGTTGTTTTCAATCGCACCGCGAATGCCGAGATATGGATTGACGGACAACTGGCTGTTTCTACCGTTATGGTTAACGGCAACATTGACACAGGGCTCCCTGTGAAAATCAACCAGGACGGAACCGGGACTTACAGCCCGAGGCTGGGTGCAAAATACAGCGATATTTTCTTTTACGACTATGCACTCACAGAAGCACAGATACAGGCAATTTTTAACGCCAAATAAATGATCTCCTGCTGCAGGATTGAAGTAACGATTCGTTCTGATGCACAATTAATCAACCCATTGATGAATAATACTGCTTTTGAAGGCATATATTGAATAAACACGTTTTGGTTGGTTGCGTGTGGTGGCTTGTACACAGTTTTTGCGGGATGTAGTGCCTTTTTCCTGTAGAAATGGCGAAAGCGGATAAGGTTGGATGATTGTTGATTCTGACCTTATCCGGTACAAGCATATGGTTCAGCGTACTTTTCCTGATGAATCCGATAATGACCAACATTCCGGTTTTAGCATACGAATTTATTAAAACCTTATTAAACCCGCCTTTATGAAAATCAGGAACATATTTATCCTGTTATTACCCGGCATAATCATGATGCAGGGAAGTCATTGGCTGCATGCTCAATCGCTTACCCTGCGCGGACATTCGCACAACGATTATGAGCGGGAAAGGCCGTTTTTCTCTGCGTGGGAGAACCGGTTGGGTTCGATTGAGGCAGATATCTGGGCGGTGGATTCAGTTTTATATGTTGCGCACGACCGGGAGGAAGTAACTCCCGGGATTACCCTTTGGTCATTGTATCTGAATCCGGTCATTGAATTGTATACTGCAAACCACGGAAAAGCATGGAGTGAAGATAACGGTTCATTCCAGTTGCTGATCGACCTTAAAAGCCCGGTTGTACCAACGCTGGATCTGCTGGTTGAAGTGTTGCTGCCGTATCCTCAGGTTTTTGACAGAGACATAAATCCCGGTGCGGTGGAAATCGTAATCAGCGGTTCGAGGCCAGCTCCTGATGATTTTAAAAAATATCCGGAGTTCATAAGGTTTGACGGAAATATCGGGGAAACTTACAGCCTGCAACAACTCGAAAGAATTTCACTGCTTAGCGCGTCTTTCAGTGATTTCAGCAACTGGAACGGAGAGGGTGCCCTGCCGTTGGCCGACCGCCGGAAACTTCAGCGCATAGTTGATGAAACACATCAACTGGGTAAGAAAGTCAGATTCTGGGGCGCACCGGATACTGAAAACGCCTGGGCGCAATTTATGGATTTGGGCATCGATTTTATTAATACCGATAAACCGGCACAATTTGCTGCTTTTTGTTTCAAAAAATGACAGATACGGTGAAAACCCGTATTTTCATAAGCAAAAACAAATTTTGTGATCATGACCTCAAGAAGGAATTTTTTAAGGAACGCTGCCTTGCTGGCAGCCTCGGCGGGGGCTCCCTCCATTGCCATGAAGGCAGCCGGTTTATCAGCCGGGAGCAGTTCAGATGCGCAAGCACCTGCCGACAGCAATGCCCGGTTCAAGAATACCTATGTTAAGAACGTATTTGTAACCGAAAACGAATTCCGCAATGCGCGTCCATCCATAACTCCATCTCCCGGGTTCGATATGGCGCGCGAAATTCTGCCCGTGCCTTTCTGGGAAGGGAATCCTGCAGCTGCTGAAATGTATTGGAAAGCATGGGAAATCGCATTCCGGAATATTAAAGATCCAGCACCGGCGTCCGGTTTTATCAGTTCGTACCTCGACACAGCTTACAACGGCAACATTTTCATGTGGGACTCGGCCTTTATTACCATGTTCGCACGATATGGAAGCCGGGCATACCCGTTTCAGAAAACTCTGGATAATTTCTATGCCAAACAGCACCCGGATGGATTCATTTGCAGGGAAATATGGGGCGATTCGGGTGAAGATTGTTTCCATCGTTACGATCCTACAAGCACAGGACCCAACATTATTCCCTGGAGCGAAATTGAGTATTATCATCATTTTGGCGACCTCGACAGAATTCATAAAATATTTCCGGTTTTAGTTGCCTATTACCAATGGTTACGCCTGAACCGGACGTGGCAGGATGGCTCGTACTGGTCGAGTGGATGGGGCACTGGTATGGATAACCAGCCCAGGGTGCATAAAAACTACAGCCCTATTTTCTCTCACGGGCATATGACCTGGCTCGATACCTGCCTGCAGCAGCTGTTTATCGGGAAAATTCTGGTTGACTTTGGTTTTTATACAGAGCGCTGGCAAGAGATTGAAGACATTGAGGACGAAACCAAGTTCCTGAAAAAATTCATCAAAGAAAAATTGTGGGATCCCAAAACATCCTTTTTCTATGATAAATATGCCGATGGCAGCCGTGGCAACTTCATGGGTATAGGTGCTTTCTGGGCGTTGTGGACGGATATTCTGGAGAAGCAGGAACTGGATTCTTTTGTAAAGCATCTGGTTAACAAAGATACCTTCAGCCGGCCTCATCCTGTGGCATCCATGCCGGCAAATCATGAAAAATATCAGTCCGATGGCAGGTACTGGCAAGGCGGGGTTTGGGCGCCCACCAATTATATGATCATCAGCGGACTCCGGTCCAAAGGATATCATGATGTTGCTTTTGACATCGCCGGCAGGCACTACAAACAGGTGGCTGAGGTTTTCCGCAAAACCGGTACATTCTGGGAATATTATTCTCCCGAAACTCCGGACCAGGGATTCTTAGCCCGCCCCGATTTTGTGGGCTGGACAGGCCTGGTACCTGTTTCTGTGCTTTTTGAAGGCATTTTTGGTATCAAAGTAGCGGTAACCAGCAAAACATTGAACTGGGATGTGCATCTGACCGACGCCCATGGAATTGACAGATATCCTTTTGGAAAAGATAACCTGCTCAATCTGAAGTGCAACGCCAGAAAAAATGCAGGCCATAAACCGCTCATTGAAATTCAGTCGGATACAGAGCTTACCTTGAACTATTCGTGGAAGGGAGGCAAAGATTCCATGAAAATTGTTCCCGGTACCAATCAAAACTTTTAAGCCATGAAAAGAAGGGATTTTGTGCTTACATCGGCTTTGGGCCTGAGTTACATCGGATTGGCGGGTACCCCTCTGAATGTATTTGCAAATCAGGGTTTTGTCGGAATGAGGCCCGCAAGGGAAAAACGCACATACATCAGTAAGGCAGTTGAAGAAGAGCTTGCTTTGATAAAGAAAGAAATTGCTGACCCGGAGATTGCCTGGTTGTTTGAAAACTGCTACCCGAACACCCTGGATACAACAGTAAGGTTTTCATTAAAAGGGGAAGAGCCCGACACTTTTATCATCACCGGTGATATTAATGCCATGTGGCTGCGCGATTCAACCGCCCAGGTATGGCCTTACCTGCATCTGGTGAACAAAGATGAAGCGCTTAAGGAATTATTCAAAGGGCTGATCAACCGCCAGGCCGGTTGCATCATTCTTGATCCTTATGCCAATGCCTTTAATCATGGTGCTGAAGGAAGTTATTGGGAAACTGACCTCACCGAGATGAAAAAGGAATTGCACGAACGCAAATGGGAGATTGATTCACTTTGTTACCCGGTGAGGTTATCCTATCATTACTGGAAAGAAACCGGTGATGCCTCGCCTTTTGGTGAAAAATGGCAGAAAGCGGCAAAACTGATCGTGCAAACCTTTAAAGAGCAGCAGCGCAAAGATGGCAAAGGTCCTTACAGTTTTATGCGGGTGACCGAACGCGCAACCGATACTGTGCCCGGTCAGGGTTATGGGAATCCGGTGAAGCCGAACGGGTTGATATGTTCAACCTTCAGGCCATCGGACGATGCCACCATTTTTCTTTTTCTGATTCCTTCCAACTATTTTGCCCTGGTTTCGCTCAGGCAGTTGGCCGAGATATCAGTAAATATCCATGGAAATGCTCCGTTTGCTGCTGAATGCAATGCCCTGGCCGATGAAGTGGAAGCGGCACTTAAAGAGTTTGCCATAGTCAGGCATCATAAACTCGGTGAATTTATTCCTTTTGAGGTGGATGGTTTCGGGAATTATCACCTGATGGACGATGCCAATGTTCCCAGTCTGCTTTCGCTGCCATACCTCGGTGCACTGAAGAATGATGATCCCCTTTATCAGCAGACCCGCAAGCTTTTACTCAGCGAACATAATCCCTGGTTCAGCAGGGGGAAATATGCCGAAGGCATTGGCGGCCCGCATGTTGGTGAACATATGATCTGGCCCATGAGTATCATTATGCGGGCCATGACTTCCACTGACAAACAGGAAATCAGGCAGTGCCTGGGCTGGCTGAAACGCACCCATGCCGATACCGGATTTATGCATGAATCATTTCACAAAGATGACCCGAAGAATTTCACCAGGTCATGGTTTGCATGGGCAAATACCTTGTTTGGTGAACTGATTGTCAAAGTACACCAAAATCATCCTGAAATTCTAAAAGAGATTCTGTAAAAACCTGCTGACATGAAAAAAATTCTTGTTTTACTCACATTAACAGTAATTCTTTTTACTTCCTGCTCCAGAAGCAGGCAAAAACCTGCCGATTACGTCAATCCGTTTATAGGAACCGGCTTTCATGGACATACCTATCCCGGAGCAACCACTCCATTCGGTGCAGTGCAGTTGAGCCCCGATACCAGGCGCGGAAACTGGGATGCCTGTTCAGGATATCACTACAGCGACAGCAGCATGTACGGGTTTTCACATACCCATCTGAGTGGAACGGGATGTATTGACCTGGGCGACATACTGTTTCATCCTACCATAAAGGATGTGGCCCTGAAACCGGAAGGCTATATTTACGATATGCTTCCGTTTTCACACGATAATGAGAAAGCATCTCCCGGATTTTACGAAGTAAGTTTCCCTGAAACCGGTATCAAAGCTTCTTTAACTGCTACGCCAAGGGTTGGAATTCATCAGTATACTTTCCCTGAGTCGGCCGGATCAAAGATTATTATTGATCTGGCACACAGCCTTGACAATGAAAGAATAGACCATCTGGATCTTAAGGTGGTGAGTGATACTGAGATTGCCGGGGCCAGGCTCACCAGCGGATGGACCCCCAATCAGCACATATACTTTGTTGCCAGGTTTTCAAAGCCATTTGGCAATGTAAGGTTGGTTTCGTCGGGTATTGAGATTCAGGACTCCATCAACATCAGCGGTAAAAATATTCAGGCCATCATTGGCTTCGAAACCGGAAAAGGCGAAAAAATTGACGTGAATGTCGGCACATCGCTGGTAAGTATTGACAATGCAAGGCTGAATCTTGAAGCCGAAGCCCCTGATTTCGGCTTTGAAAAATACAGAAAAAAAGCTGAATCCCTTTGGGATGAAGCATTGTCATCAATTCAGGTAGATGGCAGATCCGAATCTGACAAGGAGATCTTTTACACAGCCATGTATCACACCATGGTGGTGCCCAATCTTGTGAGCGATGTCAACGGAGATTTTCGCACGCACGATATGCAGATAAAGCGACTGCCGGAAGGCCGGAATATGTACTCAACGCTTTCGCTGTGGGATACTTACCGGACCTGGCATCCGCTGATGACATTGGTTAACAGCAATTTGACAACCGATATCGTCCATTCCATGCTTGAAATGTACGAAACCACCGGAGAATTACCGATCTGGCCTTTGGCTTCCGGCGAAACAGGAACCATGATTGGTTATCACTCGGTTTCTGCAATCTGGGATGCCTGGCAAAAGGGAATCAGGGATTTCGACGGAGAAAAGGCGCTGAATGCGATGGTTGTTTCTTCACAAAAGCCCAGAAAGGGAGGAAGCCACTACCTTACGCAGGGATGGATTCCTGCAAATATGGAAAAGGAATCGGTTTCATGTCTGCTTGAGTATGCCTATGATGATTGGTGTATTGCAATGATGGCCAAAGAGTTGGGTAAGGAGGACATACATAAGGAATATACCCGCCGGGCATATAATTATCTGAATGCTTTCGATGGAAATACTGGCTTTTTCAGAGGGAAGCGCTCCGATGGAAACTGGGTTACTCCTTTCAGTCCAGTGGTGGTGAGCCGCGATTATACCGAAGCCACAGCCTGGCAATACCGTTTTTATGTACCGCATGATGTTCATGGATTTACCCAGCTATTGGGCGGATATGAGCAGTTTAATGCTGCCCTCGACCAGTTATTCAGCGAGAACACAAAGTTTATTGCCGAAATACCTGATATTACCGGACTTATCGGGCAATATGCACATGGCAATGAACCGAGCCATCATGTGGCTTTTCTCTATAATTATTCCGGCGAGCCATGGAAAACCCAGGAAAGGGTGAGATACATCCTTAAAGAATTGTATCAGGCCGCCCCTGAAGGTATTCCGGGTAATGAAGATTGTGGACAGATGTCGGCCTGGTACATTATGAGCAGTCTTGGGATTTATCCGGTTTGCCCCGGAAGCGGTGAGTATGCCCTATCTTCACCCCTGTTTGAGAAGGCCAGTATGAAACTTCATAATGGCAAGACATTGGAAATCAAGGCGAATGATCCTCAAAAGAACGCTTATATCAGCAAGGTTACCTTTAACGGCACTGAAATTACTGCCAATTTTATCACTCATGAAATGCTGATGCAGGGCGGAGTGCTGGAATTTACCCTTACCGGCAAACCTGTTAAAACACGTGGAGTAACCGATGCTGATGCGCCTTATTCGCTTACGGCAAATAATATGGTTTCAACAGTTTATTGCCCCAACGATCTGCACTTGTTTATTGATGAAACCATGCTCGAACTGGGCTGTATCACCCCCGGTTCGGAGATCAGATTTACGCTGGATGGCTCGGAGCCCATGCAAAATTCAACGTTGTATGCCAATCCTGTTAAACTGACTCAATCTGCGCAGGTGAGGGCGAGGGCTTTCAGGGAAGGCTATGCTCCCGGCCCTGAGTTTAATGTAAAAGCTACCAAAGCGCTGATGCGCCTGCCCGAAAAGAAATCGGCCACTGAAAACGGGGTGCGTTTCAAATACTTTGAAGGAAAGTTTAAACGTACAGATGACATGCTGGGAGCCACCGCTCTGAAAAGTGGAATCCTTCCCGAACCATCTATTGACGGAGCTGAGGTTGAAGATTCCTTTGGCTTTGAATTTACAGGATACCTTTTTATTCCTGCTGATGGAATTTACGATTTCTATACCGAATCAGACGATGGCAGTGTGCTGATGATTGGATCCGAAGTGGTGGTGGATAACGACGGATCACACGGAGCCATCCGGGCAACCGGAAAGATTGCCCTCAGCAAAGGTTATCACAGCTTCATACTGCGGTATTTTGAAGATTACGAAGGCAACTCCCTGGAATGGGGCTGGAAAAAGCCCGGCAGTTATGCGATGGAGTTAATTGCCGCAAAAGACCTGTTTCTGAATTAGTTAAAATTGTTTCTCAATGAAGAAGATACTCTTTCTGGTAATATTAGCGCTGCCACTTGTTTACAGTTGTAAAAACAATGAGCTGGTCAGGATCAATGTGCTGAGTTTCAACATCAGATACGATAACCCGGACGATTCGCTCAATAACTGGAAATACCGCAGGGATTTTGCTTCAGAAATGATTCGTTTTTACGGGGCTGATATTATCGGTGCCCAGGAAGTGCTTAAAAATCAATTAGATGACCTGGATAACGCATTGCCCGGGTTTTCTTACATCGGTGTTGGTCGCCTGGATGGCAAGGAAGATGGAGAATTTGCACCCATCTTTTATAATTCCGGCAGGTTTTCGGTGCTTGAAAGTGGTCATTTCTGGCTCAGTGAAACACCTGAAATTCCCGGATCAAAAGGTTGGGATGCTGCCTGCGAGCGCATTGTAACCTGGGCGGTTTTCAAAGATAAACCGAGCGGTAAATCCTTTGCTTTCTACAATACACACTTTGATCATGTGGGAGAAACCGCTCAGCAGGAGAGTGCCATCATGCTGCTGGCTCATATCCGGGAAAATGTCAAGGGAATTCCGGTAGTTCTTACCGGAGATTTTAATGTAATCCCCGGTTCTGAAGCCGTGAACACCCTGCTTTCGGGTGATCTGCTGGTTGAAGCCGGTAATATTTCCGGAATCAACTATGGCCCGTCATGGACATTTCATGACTTCGGCCGTGTTCCTTTAAAGGATCGTGTAAAAATTGATTATATGTTTGTCAGTCAACCCATAAAGGTCGAATCTTATGCATCAATTTCAGAACAGAAAGACTCGGTCTACCTGTCTGACCATAATCCTGTCTTTGCAAAACTGGTTCTTCAATAAATAATTTTCGGAAAACCAGATTGTCAAATTAATAACAAACTGTTTGGTCTCCTTAAGTTCAACAACAAGATAAAATTGATCTCACAATGAAGAAAAAATATTTTCTGTTTGTCTTTGCCCTGGCTATTGCCTGGTTATTTATAAGTCCTGCTGTTTTTGCACAATACGAAAAAACGGAAGAAAGCGGCGATAAACTGGCTTATGTTAAGCAGCAACCTTACGAAACGGTAAAGGTAACTACTCCTGCGGGAAAAGTTGTTAAGAATGTGATACTTATGATTGGCGATGGTATGGGTTTGACTCAGGTTTCAACTGCCTGGGTTGCCAATCACGGAAATTTGAACATAGATAACTTCCCTGTTATCGGGCTTAAAAGGACTTATGCTGCCAATAAGCTGATCACCGATTCAGGAGCAGCCGGCACGGCCCTGGCAACCGGAAAAAAAACCAATTACCATTCGGTGGGGGTGGATACTGCGGGCAATTCCATTCCTTCGCTCACCGATCTGGCATCGGAAAAGGGATTGTCAACCGCTGTGGTTGTTACCTGCAATCTTTCAGATGCTACGCCTTCGGCCTTCTGCGCAAGCAACAAAGACCGGGATAACGAGGAGGAAATTGCCGCCGATTATCTCAACTGCAATGTAGACTATATTTTTGGCGGAGGACGCAATCAGTTTTATAAAAGGAAAGACGGTCGTAACCTTTTTAAGGAAATGGAGGCCAAAGGTTATCAGGTGTGTTTCACCTGGGAAGAGACCGCCAAAATAGAAACAGGGAAGGTTTTCTCTGTGCTTGATGATGGTCAGTTGCCATTGTATCCCGAAAGGGGAGAGGTTTTTAAAGATGCCACCCTGCATGCGCTGAGTCTGCTTTCCGGAAGCGAAAAAGGATTTTTTGCCATGTTCGAAGGGTCGCGTATTGATGATTGCGGACACTGGCATGATATTCCCGCCCTCATCAATGAGATGGCTGATTTTGATCAGACCATAGGCAGAGTGCTGCAATGGGCCGAAAAGGATGGAGAAACGCTGGTGATT
It includes:
- a CDS encoding SusC/RagA family TonB-linked outer membrane protein, with the protein product MLKSYGLINTYNKKLTTRMGVEMAVNKWTTLRQNLVYDYSNGKSGIGDGHTGTIFGAMAYPRFSTVYEYDADGNKLYGGTVPRWALAEGYSVEADLRNPVAMLEKVRQNNPANRIFSNTSLEIKPIDGLSLKSDFSIELNSLRNESFQQRFLEPGRTIDQNYRTISNSLYRGWNWDNILSYSKIVNEKHYFSALAGFTMNQKNYRYNSNQVRGFAFEDEYQAIFLNGTDWTVKPIEEIWDEAYVSVLGRASYSYDDRYFITGSLRRDASSKLSPDNNSDIFPAVSASWKLSSESFMKQVTAVSFAKLRISWGQVGNINSVRRFIYAPPYQVTSWPLFLGPDGENQGYGIFQPTIPNPDLKWERTEQTNIGIDVGFLQNRLMLTADYFFKHTKDLIEEMPISSVAGVASPPEFNIGEVENRGWEFTLNYNEKVGDVNLNFNGNIGFVKNEVISIGETEFIAHTNDVNSMKPLQSTAGQPWHSYYLIDAVGIFRSQDEINAYTWTDPETNTTSLIQPNAKPGDLKFLDANNDGKINDEDRIYMGAYDMPDFIYGFNVGANWRNFSLNMFFQGVKGVMVFNGVKAMTYSGLKGWNMSTDILDSYNYDPNSEIPRLSVVEDPNGNYSKVSDFFLEKADYLRLKNLNFSYTLPKSLVTKAGLASTSNIRLYFNGENLVTFTNYSAFDPEVGNLGVDGGRFPVSRMYSFGINVSF
- a CDS encoding RagB/SusD family nutrient uptake outer membrane protein, encoding MKKNIIIISTLLIALMFSSCEKFLEYEPYGQPNQLSNMTDEQAMQAVYSLFYWQYREGTMGRGFMWYENCSDNLITGRTQAEAQNIKNFLDNGSASRDVRDNWPQMYQTINYANQLIRSAPTATKLSEKVRNSVLGHAYFMRAFAYLWLAPWYGDNGPNGGIPIVTENTGIDEIDVPRPPSVLDNYDMIIEDLDKAAELLPYFDEIPSNDWGLMHKTAAWSLMARAALYAAQYDNSYYQKVIEYTDRVINTGKHSLVTNYADVFTIEQNWSPEYIMSVTSTEIDGSKLPGVLFQNGGFGIYNTWGYFQPTLELYNAFEEGDTRRAATILAPGETVQFVGNEIVWAVNPASVSSPSALTFRKYLAPFAPADAVGTTVNPNSDNGTTDLNIPLVRYSDVLLMKAEALIWTGQNGDGPLNEVRVRAGLTPKTNATKADLKNERRCEFALEFGVFRHLDLVRWGDAQAVYAQPLHGYKVNLGGNGIESLEVIEVWPARNFNPSIHHVFPIPAREIAKSTNLKQNLGY
- a CDS encoding LamG-like jellyroll fold domain-containing protein — its product is MRKIFTFLFIAITIAFLGCTDEENKVDGRLLGLDIKFKHTSPRTGEVLTNVYEDAYRDGDMVQISIESSYEIERIEVVNGTTKTALTTIDVNGTTASFSYPAADLEIPFGQRAALKFHFYFNDAGKDGFDYPSMKSITFNANSDIPSIVNFKKSDGSVVELKTTDYNIVGFAEDEVHGVYATTIPDEISYLEVENSSLLNFGASRNFSISFWIQSDHDESDPAIMGTQDWNSSNNKGWVIAWLNGRIRAVACDGDGNKTDLRTAEEQSILGADWHFVTVVFNRTANAEIWIDGQLAVSTVMVNGNIDTGLPVKINQDGTGTYSPRLGAKYSDIFFYDYALTEAQIQAIFNAK
- a CDS encoding phosphatidylinositol-specific phospholipase C/glycerophosphodiester phosphodiesterase family protein, translating into MKIRNIFILLLPGIIMMQGSHWLHAQSLTLRGHSHNDYERERPFFSAWENRLGSIEADIWAVDSVLYVAHDREEVTPGITLWSLYLNPVIELYTANHGKAWSEDNGSFQLLIDLKSPVVPTLDLLVEVLLPYPQVFDRDINPGAVEIVISGSRPAPDDFKKYPEFIRFDGNIGETYSLQQLERISLLSASFSDFSNWNGEGALPLADRRKLQRIVDETHQLGKKVRFWGAPDTENAWAQFMDLGIDFINTDKPAQFAAFCFKK